One Cheilinus undulatus linkage group 22, ASM1832078v1, whole genome shotgun sequence DNA window includes the following coding sequences:
- the LOC121504927 gene encoding uncharacterized protein LOC121504927: MRKFILVSASLLCSLFWMVGSESHTLEVQPGEDVTLLCSNFTSSPTQITWFKLVIRREFPCVAHMLQYGEPARLCSGFQKGKFEMTSNNSTVFLHIKEVDSSDSGLYFCGYKVGRNPVIVDATFLEVQDDLDGMTKLMLLILAGLAVVLVMIIICLAVKIRQLQKAQNEEKNPQQNEGPGSDDLNYAAVTFHPRAERNHRQASDREVEPDCIYSATRQTKSNCN; this comes from the exons ATGAGGAAGTTTATCTTGGTGTCAGCTTCTCTTCTCTGCAGCCTCT TTTGGATGGTTGGCTCTGAGTCTCACACTCTGGAGGTCCAGCCTGGTGAAGATGTCACACTGCTCTGCTCCAACTTTACCAGTTCTCCTACTCAGATTACCTGGTTTAAACTGGTCATCAGAAGAGAGTTTCCCTGCGTGGCCCACATGCTTCAGTATGGTGAACCTGCTAGACTCTGCAGTGGATTTCAAAAGGGAAAATTTGAAATGACATCAAACAACTCGACTGTTTTTCTCCACATCAAAGAAGTGGATTCATCTGACTCTGGGCTGTATTTTTGTGGGTATAAGGTGGGCAGAAATCCAGTGATTGTTGATGCTACATTTTTGGAGGTGCAGG ATGATCTGGATGGAATGACAAAGCTGATGCTCCTGATCCTGGCTGGTCTGGCTGTTGTCCTCGTAATGATCATCATATGTCTGGCTGTTAAAATCAGACAGCTTCAGAAAG ctcaaaatgaagaaaagaacCCACAGCAGAATGAG GGTCCCGGCTCAGATGACCTGAACTATGCCGCCGTGACTTTTCATCCAAGAGCAGAGAGAAACCACAGACAGGCTTCAGACAGAGAAGTGGAACCAGATTGTATTTATTCAGCCACAAGACAGACAAAAAGCAACTGcaactga
- the LOC121504754 gene encoding HAUS augmin-like complex subunit 4 has protein sequence MSAGLEPSQVSSLGKGDSLHQQVLASFPLCDMTEEDLTQNPQFCKLLATLSQHVDQTGLTVPLKTELDKAEQKLQSQRRHWLRSESLYKGLQEMIQEHCIRKHHATVPPDQNMFHETMEKCLLVSQCIRQLDPSSTTNQDQPSVLGLSPQQVIDLMPPEKNVQRMKQGLPGELEKHLKKKCLSLLTYYQPEWENESEGLKTIKFSHLSAQLDKEKKRAESVKETCRKNANLLQRQTQLYLSELIKSIQLLQSLILDHRLRIQTDLDKKKLDYFEGKFELVLQKIKTEMVEIQLDTYTVDSISAHRKIRQTLESELKACQVEKQSVEMKLGSFKILGKEFETLAEEYCRLRQEIEMKNWALKEFTNYSNK, from the exons ATGTCGGCTGGTCTTGAGCCTTCACAGGTATCGTCACTCGGGAAGGGGGACAGTTTGCACCAACAGG TTTTGGCTTCCTTCCCTCTGTGCGACATGACAGAAGAGGATCTGACCCAGAATCCTCAGTTCTGTAAACTCCTGGCTACTCTGTCACAGCATGTGGACCAGACTGGACTCACTGTCCCACTGAAAACAGAGCTGGACAAG GCTGAGCAGAAGTTGCAGAGTCAAAGGCGTCACTGGCTGAGGTCTGAGAGCCTCTACAAAGGACTGCAGGAGATGATCCAGGAGCACTGCATCAGGAAGCACCATGCTACTGTGCCTCCTGACCAGAACATG TTCCATGAGACGATGGAGAAGTGTCTGCTGGTGTCTCAGTGTATCCGACAGCTTGATCCCAGTAGCACTACCAACCAGGATCAGCCCTCGGTCCTGGGTCTGAGCCCTCAACAAGTGATTGACCTCATGCCACCAGAGAAG AATGTGCAAAGAATGAAACAGGGTCTTCCAGGAGAGCTGgagaaacatctgaaaaagaaGTGTTTGAGCCTCCTCACCTACTATCAACCTGAGTGGG AGAATGAAAGTGAGGGTCTGAAAACCATTAAGTTTTCCCATTTATCGGCTCAGCTggacaaagagaagaaaagagcaGAGAGCGTGAAAGAAACCTGCAGAAAAAACGCAAATCTTCTTCAAAGACAGACTCAGCTCTACCTCTCT GAGCTGATCAAGAGTATTCAGCTTCTTCAGTCTCTCATCTTGGACCACAGGCTAAGAATTCAGACAGATTTGGACAAGAAGAAGTTGGATTATTTTGAGGGAAAATTTGAATTAGTCCTTCAGAAAATCAA GACTGAGATGGTGGAAATTCAACTGGACACATACACAGTGGACTCGATATCTGCTCATAGAAAAATAAG ACAGACGCTGGAGTCCGAGCTGAAGGCCTGTCAGGTGGAGAAGCAGTCCGTTGAGATGAAACTGGGTTCGTTTAAGATCTTGGGCAAAGAATTTGAGACTCTGGCCGAGGAGTACTGCAGATTACGGCAGGAGATTGAAATGAAAAACTGGGCTCTGAAGGAGTTCACTAACTACAGTAACAAATGA
- the LOC121504484 gene encoding uncharacterized protein LOC121504484 isoform X2, translating to MFTVRNLDLVSACLLCSFFWIVSGSENNTLEVWSGEDVTLHCSNFSSFHTWMFWFKVVNGSEPHCVCNMYTEVNSSDSGMYFCGFTEGSDPKIIDPTFLVVHDDPDVEARKMFLILAVVLALIIVCLAVEIIRLQGALPEGERTCPCCFCFGADSEEESVSSEALPEDDRTCCFCFGADSEEQSESPGSDHLNHVPVTFLPRAERNHIPAFNYEEELLYVNTATRWTQEVPGTAALQGTDASLLMYFK from the exons ATGTTCACAGTAAGGAACCTTGACTTGGTATCAGCTTGTCTCCTCTGCAGCTTCT TTTGGATCGTCTCAGGCTCTGAGAATAACACTCTGGAGGTCTGGTCTGGTGAAGACGTCACTCTGCATTGCTCCAACTTCTCCAGTTTCCACACTTGGATGTTCTGGTTTAAAGTGGTCAACGGAAGCGAGCCTCACTGTGTTTGCAATATGTACAC AGAGGTGAATTCGTCCGACTCTGGGATGTATTTTTGTGGCTTTACTGAGGGCAGTGATCCTAAGATTATTGATCCTACATTTTTGGTGGTGCATG ATGATCCAGATGTAGAAGCAAGGAAGATGTTCCTGATCCTGGCCGTTGTCCTCGCACTGATCATCGTGTGTCTGGCTGTTGAAATTATACGGCTTCAGGGAG CTCTGCCTGAAGGTGAGCGAACATGCccatgttgtttctgttttggcGCTGACAGTGAAGAAGAGAGCGTTTCATCGGAAG CTCTGCCTGAAGATGACCGcacatgttgtttctgttttggaGCTGACAGTGAAGAACAGAGCGAG agtCCAGGCTCAGACCACCTGAACCATGTCCCCGTGACTTTTCTTCCAAGAGCAGAGAGAAATCACATACCTGCTTTCAACTATGAGGAGGAATTACTTTATGTAAATACGGCCACCAGATGGACCCAGGAAGTGCCTGGGACTGCAGCTTTACAAGGCACTGATGCTTCattattaatgtattttaaatga
- the LOC121504484 gene encoding uncharacterized protein LOC121504484 isoform X1, with protein sequence MFTVRNLDLVSACLLCSFFWIVSGSENNTLEVWSGEDVTLHCSNFSSFHTWMFWFKVVNGSEPHCVCNMYTYGAPVNFCRGFTKGKFEMTSNISTVFLKIREVNSSDSGMYFCGFTEGSDPKIIDPTFLVVHDDPDVEARKMFLILAVVLALIIVCLAVEIIRLQGALPEGERTCPCCFCFGADSEEESVSSEALPEDDRTCCFCFGADSEEQSESPGSDHLNHVPVTFLPRAERNHIPAFNYEEELLYVNTATRWTQEVPGTAALQGTDASLLMYFK encoded by the exons ATGTTCACAGTAAGGAACCTTGACTTGGTATCAGCTTGTCTCCTCTGCAGCTTCT TTTGGATCGTCTCAGGCTCTGAGAATAACACTCTGGAGGTCTGGTCTGGTGAAGACGTCACTCTGCATTGCTCCAACTTCTCCAGTTTCCACACTTGGATGTTCTGGTTTAAAGTGGTCAACGGAAGCGAGCCTCACTGTGTTTGCAATATGTACACGTATGGTGCACCTGTTAATTTCTGCAGGGGATTCACAAAGGGGAAATTTGAAATGACATCAAATATCTCGACTGTCTTTCTCAAAATCAGAGAGGTGAATTCGTCCGACTCTGGGATGTATTTTTGTGGCTTTACTGAGGGCAGTGATCCTAAGATTATTGATCCTACATTTTTGGTGGTGCATG ATGATCCAGATGTAGAAGCAAGGAAGATGTTCCTGATCCTGGCCGTTGTCCTCGCACTGATCATCGTGTGTCTGGCTGTTGAAATTATACGGCTTCAGGGAG CTCTGCCTGAAGGTGAGCGAACATGCccatgttgtttctgttttggcGCTGACAGTGAAGAAGAGAGCGTTTCATCGGAAG CTCTGCCTGAAGATGACCGcacatgttgtttctgttttggaGCTGACAGTGAAGAACAGAGCGAG agtCCAGGCTCAGACCACCTGAACCATGTCCCCGTGACTTTTCTTCCAAGAGCAGAGAGAAATCACATACCTGCTTTCAACTATGAGGAGGAATTACTTTATGTAAATACGGCCACCAGATGGACCCAGGAAGTGCCTGGGACTGCAGCTTTACAAGGCACTGATGCTTCattattaatgtattttaaatga